Proteins from one Erpetoichthys calabaricus chromosome 11, fErpCal1.3, whole genome shotgun sequence genomic window:
- the LOC127529664 gene encoding uncharacterized protein LOC127529664, giving the protein MDVTSTKVHLELTDESPDPFLWEKPDDTTSRNVITEKTSLCDIFIDESDMVMVPEKYVYPICDCADYCKTDEAICDSCGSFHTALCSDSTEHYSDCDESFDDTREDFLAEQTDTEVSYETNFSESAHKNMEDLCEIEHSKGIVGSHTVSKPCSSIKWLAKSDLCECVDSNSQQLDAEKILQEEEALQYASVDSSACCLINSQAVSRHCVTDPTLNGGVHCKGEQVQLSLTAKNRKILESCLADHAAGELSGKTGCYYSKCHRKEESKKQTVAQSANRIFVSNGAQGGIDRFSEASGMGSELDEADHEVKWLTDSAFKSLSSPQDEYFDIYNSSYRSSTNMSLPSTEDSAAVNMGSAYIDIQGYDSDDGHIPESKDFIDKYELGNFECVDVALESQDDMKKTSKKRTVPKRQIQLRWRERSELKVFTSRDHLEGQSVSETARCERHGKDRLLRQHSTPAVFQDPPAKGTNIADESEKRKKLQKSVSLDETSSKAKMASCLIKNVLAKKMQYEHKLKLMHGSVKSTEFQVSSNPPSGSGNSLTGPKVPFKRNGSSGELPDEPFAFGATSNSTFSSDERQHNCSTASKLSLIAENSSKVGTLKNSQTFNAETKTCNTIAVNNLDTDKRGESGQVHVIEAKEKVQLFTPCNNRSEHFKGTETKHKTVAPHAERILQCARFEENENEQIPVTVSYLGIGNLPDQLERDEQDVKREMKSESVFMSKTPDITLSSSHKSKKTNPVCDTVRVLSPQNERKRSPGEISAHLLAHNSVTEDMLFPEMEGLQPLSEGCSSKVKSKAPIHKVRDVRKLVKNTYSLSFKAPAVSPEEDLAAEKTDHRNLHFSSSPVLIQCKAISRNSSTELNSEPCSAQGPPLSNLSETKALCSNSKDESTSSVQLDDLAQSDINSLGCLKENIECNGLRLMNGGVNIMDASDSGSEKMSGFDSAGSQCANEKEGNSLLSADDEAQDVTLTQPNKNSHSVSMLLKEKGFQADIGVCDIPNDPNNCPQKHVNTLEFSLPVCRSRANHASIAKQKPANISTPVEISVSQAAGVEPKNTNGNLTQEKLLNTHHKKDQYSSQFLTVCSNGTVQHPVAPSDDPPQYEERPRNRLQMLPCDVHKTTTTAPHLYSTDSYPTPPPPFSPAFEAAPPGQEQHKPLPSKIPLNLQNESPNYQPILHPAQASSLPGQATFANNTRKQSFPSCEDKPFIKANEGFAWKRLPCLSQSSVGSQIDPSKIGQETRPNFACSPVGFPSPYPGERVNENFHFAENMVGSNIAGFQYPQTPRKVLFDPETGKYFYVEVPVQPQRKMLYDPETGQYVEVIVPQRPLSQSGLYPTATSPYSSFAHPSMYGAPLLSYAGLPMPAHPRFPDLPDQPCTQFSSEVNQTLKPEVHSIQPVDSSYLDSMYYIPTGMTESPGALQPAFYQKHSGSAEEEERAGNGLPVH; this is encoded by the coding sequence ATGGATGTAACATCTACAAAAGTTCATTTAGAATTGACAGATGAAAGTCCTGATCCCTTTTTATGGGAAAAACCTGATGATACCACTTCTAGAAATGTTATAACAGAAAAGACTTCCTTGTGCGATATTTTCATAGACGAAAGTGACATGGTAATGGTACCTGAAAAATATGTCTACCCCATTTGTGATTGTGCTGACTACTGCAAAACTGATGAAGCTATCTGTGATTCTTGTGGATCTTTTCACACTGCACTATGCTCAGATTCAACAGAACACTACAGCGACTGTGATGAAAGCTTTGATGACACCAGGGAAGACTTCTTGGCTGAACAAACTGATACTGAAGTCAGTTATGAAACCAACTTCTCAGAATCAGCTCATAAAAATATGGAGGATCTGTGTGAAATTGAACATAGTAAAGGCATTGTGGGAAGTCATACTGTATCAAAGCCTTGCAGCAGCATAAAATGGCTCGCCAAGTCTGACTTATGTGAGTGTGTGGATTCAAATTCACAGCAGCTGGATGCAGAAAAAATTCTACAAGAAGAAGAAGCCCTGCAGTATGCAAGTGTGGATTCATCTGCTTGCTGTCTGATTAATTCTCAGGCTGTCAGCAGACACTGTGTAACTGATCCAACTCTGAATGGGGGAGTCCACTGTAAAGGGGAACAGGTTCAGCTGTCACTCACTGCCAAGAATAGAAAGATTCTGGAAAGTTGCCTTGCAGATCATGCAGCTGGGGAGCTCTCAGGCAAAACAGGCTGTTATTATTCTAAGTGCCACAGAAAAGAAGAAAGCAAGAAGCAAACTGTGGCCCAAAGCGCAAATAGAATTTTTGTATCTAACGGAGCTCAAGGAGGTATTGATCGATTCAGTGAGGCTTCAGGTATGGGAAGTGAACTGGATGAGGCAGACCATGAAGTTAAGTGGCTTACTGACTCGGCATTCAAGAGTTTATCTTCTCctcaagatgaatattttgacatTTATAACTCTAGTTATAGATCTTCTACCAATATGTCTCTACCTTCAACAGAAGACAGTGCTGCAGTGAACATGGGATCTGCTTACATTGACATTCAGGGGTATGACAGTGATGATGGCCATATTCCTGAAAGTAAAGATTTTATTGACAAATACGAACTGGGAAATTTTGAATGTGTGGATGTAGCTCTAGAAAGCCAAGATGATATGAAAAAGACATCCAAGAAGAGAACTGTGCCAAAGAGGCAGATTCAGCTCAGATGGCGTGAGCGGAGTGAACTGAAGGTATTTACATCTCGTGATCATTTAGAGGGCCAGTCTGTTTCTGAAACTGCACGTTGTGAAAGACATGGAAAGGACAGATTACTACGACAACATAGCACCCCAGCAGTCTTTCAGGATCCTCCTGCCAAGGGGACCAATATAGCAgatgaaagtgaaaaaagaaagaaactgcagAAATCGGTGTCCTTAGATGAAACATCTAGCAAAGCTAAAATGGCATCGTgtctaattaaaaatgttttagctaAGAAAATGCAATATGAACATAAGCTGAAACTGATGCATGGATCTGTCAAAAGTACAGAATTTCAGGTCTCATCTAATCCTCCCTCTGGAAGCGGAAACAGTTTGACTGGCCCTAAAGTTCCATTTAAAAGAAATGGTTCAAGTGGAGAACTTCCCGATGAGCCTTTTGCTTTTGGTGCAACATCCAACAGCACTTTCTCTTCAGATGAACGGCAGCATAATTGTAGCACAGCAAGCAAGCTTTCCTTGATTGCAGAAAATTCCAGCAAGGTAGGCACATTGAAAAATTCTCAGACCTTTAATGCAGAAACTAAAACTTGCAATACAATTGCTGTAAATAATTTAGATACTGATAAAAGAGGAGAGTCTGGACAAGTACATGTCATAGAGGCAAAAGAAAAAGTGCAACTTTTTACGCCATGCAATAACAGAAGTGAGCACTTTAAAGGAACTGAAACTAAGCATAAAACAGTAGCACCTCATGCTGAGAGGATACTGCAGTGTGCAAGgtttgaagaaaatgaaaatgaacagattCCTGTCACTGTTTCATATTTAGGCATTGGTAACCTACCAGATCAGCTGGAAAGGGATGAACAAGATGTTAAACGTGAAATGAAGTCAGAAAGTGTCTTTATGTCAAAAACTCCAGATATAACCTTGAGTTCCAGCCATAAGAGCAAAAAGACTAATCCTGTGTGTGACACTGTCCGAGTTCTCTCTccacagaatgaaagaaaaaggtCTCCAGGAGAAATTAGTGCCCACCTTTTAGCTCACAACTCTGTTACAGAGGACATGCTTTTTCCAGAAATGGAAGGTTTACAGCCATTGAGTGAAGGGTGCAGTTCGAAAGTTAAAAGCAAGGCTCCCATTCATAAAGTGAGGGATGTAAGAAAACTTGTGAAAAACACGTACAGCCTGTCCTTTAAAGCACCAGCTGTTTCCCCTGAAGAAGACCTTGCTGCTGAAAAAACTGACCACAGGAACTTGCACTTCTCATCATCTCCAGTGCTCATTCAGTGCAAAGcaatcagcagaaacagcagcACTGAATTGAACTCGGAGCCGTGCAGTGCACAGGGACCACCTCTGAGCAACTTGTCTGAAACCAAAGCTTTGTGCTCAAACAGTAAGGATGAGTCGACATCTTCtgtacaactggatgacttggcTCAAAGTGATATTAACAGTCTGGGCTGTTTGAAGGAAAACATTGAATGCAACGGCTTGAGACTAATGAATGGAGGTGTTAATATAATGGATGCCTCGGATAGCGGATCAGAGAAAATGTCAGGTTTTGATAGTGCGGGCAGCCAATGTGCAAATGAAAAAGAAGGAAACTCCTTGCTTTCTGCAGATGATGAGGCACAGGACGTCACTTTAACACAACCAAATAAAAACAGCCATTCAGTTTCGATGCTCCTGAAGGAAAAAGGCTTTCAAGCAGATATAGGAGTATGCGATATTCCTAATGATCCTAACAATTGCCCTCAAAAGCACGTAAACACGCTTGAGTTCTCTTTGCCCGTGTGCCGCTCCAGAGCAAATCACGCTTCCATTGCCAAACAGAAACCAGCTAACATAAGCACTCCTGTTGAAATAAGTGTGAGCCAAGCTGCAGGAGTGGAACCCAAAAACACAAATGGCAATTTGACCCAAGAGAAATTGCTCAACACTCACCACAAAAAAGATCAGTATTCCTCACAGTTCTTAACAGTATGCAGTAATGGAACTGTTCAGCATCCCGTGGCACCTTCAGATGATCCTCCTCAATATGAAGAAAGACCAAGAAATAGACTGCAGATGTTGCCTTGTGATGTGCACAAGACCACTACAACAGCACCACACCTGTATTCTACAGATTCCTATCCAACACCCCCACCGCCATTCAGTCCAGCATTTGAAGCAGCTCCACCAGGACAAGAGCAACACAAACCTCTGCCATCAAAAATTCCACTTAATCTCCAAAATGAATCCCCAAACTACCAACCCATTCTTCATCCTGCACAGGCAAGCTCTCTTCCTGGTCAGGCCACCTTTGCAAATAACACTCGAAAGCAGTCCTTTCCGAGCTGTGAAGATAAACCTTTCATTAAAGCCAATGAGGGTTTTGCCTGGAAGAGATTGCCGTGTTTGTCCCAAAGTTCTGTTGGCAGCCAAATAGACCCTTCAAAGATCGGACAAGAAACGAGGCCTAATTTTGCATGCAGTCCAGTAGGTTTCCCTTCCCCATATCCAGGTGAAAGGGTCAATGAAAACTTTCACTTTGCTGAAAACATGGTAGGCTCCAACATAGCAGGCTTTCAGTATCCGCAAACTCCCAGGAAAGTTTTGTTTGATCCAGAAACTGGAAAATATTTTTACGTTGAAGTTCCCGTTCAACCCCAAAGAAAAATGCTTTATGACCCTGAAACCGGGCAGTATGTGGAGGTAATCGTACCTCAGCGCCCTTTAAGCCAGAGTGGACTGTATCCCACAGCAACCTCTCCTTATTCTTCCTTTGCACATCCTAGCATGTATGGTGCTCCTCTCCTGTCTTACGCCGGATTGCCAATGCCTGCCCACCCAAGGTTCCCTGATTTGCCAGACCAGCCTTGCACCCAGTTTAGCAGTGAAGTTAACCAGACACTAAAGCCAGAGGTGCATAGCATTCAGCCTGTGGACTCCAGCTATCTTGACAGCATGTACTACATTCCAACCGGAATGACAGAAAGCCCAGGCGCACTTCAGCCGGCATTTTATCAGAAGCATTCTGGATCGGCAGAGGAAGAGGAGCGTGCCGGGAATGGCCTGCCTGTTCATTAG